A region of Etheostoma cragini isolate CJK2018 chromosome 24, CSU_Ecrag_1.0, whole genome shotgun sequence DNA encodes the following proteins:
- the LOC117939633 gene encoding gamma-crystallin M2-like — MGKIVFYEDRNFQGRSYECSSECSDLHSHFSRCNSIRVDSASWMVYERPNYMGYQYFLKKGDYSDYQRWMGFNDCVRSCRMIPMHKSAHKIMIYERPEFGGQMKELTDDCPSLSETFHFNDISSCNVKDGSWIFYEHPNYRGRQFLVRPGEYRRFNEWGSMSSRVGSIRRITV, encoded by the exons ATGGGCAAG ATCGTCTTCTACGAGGACAGGAACTTCCAGGGCCGCTCCTATGAGTGTAGCAGCGAATGCAGTGACTTGCATTCCCACTTTAGCCGCTGCAACTCCATCAGAGTGGACAGCGCTAGCTGGATGGTCTACGAGAGACCCAACTACATGGGCTACCAGTACTTCCTGAAGAAGGGGGACTATTCAGACTACCAGCGCTGGATGGGATTCAATGACTGTGTGCGATCCTGCCGAATGATCCCTATG CACAAAAGCGCTCACAAAATTATGATCTACGAGCGCCCAGAGTTCGGAGGCCAGATGAAGGAGCTGACAGACGACTGCCCCTCCCTGTCCGAAACCTTCCACTTTAACGACATCTCCTCCTGCAACGTGAAGGACGGATCCTGGATCTTCTACGAGCATCCCAATTACAGGGGGCGCCAGTTCCTGGTACGCCCCGGTGAATACAGGAGGTTTAATGAGTGGGGAAGCATGAGTTCTAGGGTGGGGTCCATTAGACGCATCACTGTGTGA
- the LOC117939655 gene encoding gamma-crystallin M3-like gives MSGKIVFFEGRNFQGRSYECISDCSEITSHLSRCSSCKVESGTFMVYDQPNYTGQQYLLTRGEYPEYQNTIGFNDCIQSCRIVPVHKGPFKMRIYERANFEGQMHELTDDCDSIQDHYHMSDMQSCNVMEGYWLMFEQPNYEGKMFYLKPGKYRNLKEISSDDTRFNSIRRITES, from the exons ATGAGCGGAAAG ATCGTCTTCTTCGAGGGGAGAAACTTCCAGGGCCGCTCGTATGAGTGCATCAGCGACTGCTCTGAAATCACCTCCCACCTGAGCCGATGCAGCTCCTGCAAGGTGGAGAGCGGGACGTTCATGGTCTACGACCAGCCCAACTACACGGGCCAGCAGTACCTCCTGACCAGGGGAGAGTACCCCGAGTATCAGAATACCATTGGCTTCAATGACTGCATTCAGTCCTGCCGCATCGTCCCTGTG CACAAGGGGCCCTTTAAGATGAGGATCTACGAGAGAGCAAACTTTGAGGGGCAGATGCATGAACTGACCGACGACTGCGACTCCATCCAGGATCACTATCACATGTCTGACATGCAGTCCTGCAACGTGATGGAAGGCTACTGGTTGATGTTCGAGCAGCCAAACTACGAAGGCAAGATGTTTTATCTGAAGCCAGGAAAGTACAGGAACCTCAAAGAGATCAGCAGCGACGACACGAGGTTCAACTCGATCAGACGCATCACTGAATCTTAA
- the LOC117939649 gene encoding gamma-crystallin M3-like: MAMGRIIFYEDRNFQGRSYETSSDCPELTSYLSRCNSCRVESGLFMVYEKPNFTGHQMLVRRGEYPDNQRLMGMSMSDCIRSSRLIPMHRGPFRMRIYEKENFGGQMHELTDDCDNMMDRFRMSDCQSCNVIDGHWLMFEQPSYRGKMLYLRPGEYRNLREMAMSNMTRFSSIRRIMDSC, from the exons ATGGCCATGGGAAGG ATCATATTCTATGAGGACCGGAACTTCCAGGGTCGCTCATATGAGACCAGCAGTGACTGCCCCGAGCTCACCTCCTACCTGAGCAGGTGCAACTCCTGCAGGGTGGAGAGTGGCCTCTTCATGGTCTACGAGAAGCCCAATTTCACGGGCCATCAGATGCTGGTGAGGAGGGGCGAATACCCAGACAACCAGCGCCTGATGGGAATGAGTATGAGTGACTGCATCAGGTCCAGTCGCTTGATCCCCATG CACAGGGGACCCTTCAGAATGAGGATCTATGAAAAGGAGAACTTTGGAGGCCAGATGCACGAGCTGACGGACGACTGTGACAACATGATGGATCGTTTCCGGATGTCTGACTGCCAGTCGTGCAACGTGATAGACGGCCACTGGCTCATGTTCGAGCAGCCCAGCTACAGAGGCAAGATGCTGTACCTGAGGCCAGGAGAGTACAGGAACCTCAGGGAGATGGCGATGAGCAACATGACGAGGTTCAGCTCCATAAGGCGCATCATGGACTCCTGTTAA
- the LOC117939657 gene encoding gamma-crystallin M2-like, whose protein sequence is MGKITFFEEKKFQGRCYNCSSECPDLHTYFSLCSSIRVESGVWVIYERPNYKGFQYILSPGEYADSQQWMAFSENVKSCRPIKNAYGSAWKLRLYKRPDFGGQVVECSDDCPSVYDTYKMREAYSCVVTDGAWVFYDLPNYRGHQYLLERGEYRQHGDWGAALPGVGSFRRITEF, encoded by the exons ATGGGGAAG ATCACATTTTTCGAGGAGAAGAAATTCCAGGGCCGCTGCTATAACTGCAGTAGCGAATGTCCCGACCTGCACACGTACTTCAGCCTCTGCAGCTCCATCAGGGTGGAGAGCGGTGTGTGGGTGATCTATGAGAGACCCAACTACAAGGGTTTCCAGTACATCCTCAGCCCGGGGGAGTACGCAGACAGCCAGCAATGGATGGCCTTCAGCGAAAACGTGAAATCCTGCCGCCCCATAAAGAAC GCGTATGGCAGTGCGTGGAAGCTGAGGCTGTACAAGAGGCCGGACTTCGGAGGGCAGGTGGTGGAGTGCTCCGATGACTGTCCTTCGGTGTATGACACCTACAAGATGCGCGAGGCTTACTCCTGCGTGGTGACCGATGGCGCCTGGGTGTTCTACGACCTCCCCAACTACAGGGGGCACCAGTACCTCCTGGAGCGAGGCGAGTACCGGCAGCACGGCGACTGGGGGGCAGCCTTGCCTGGTGTCGGCTCCTTCCGCAGGATCACAGAGTTTTAA